Proteins from a genomic interval of Gammaproteobacteria bacterium:
- the glk gene encoding glucokinase, translated as MKVLAGDIGGTKTLLQVVEYRAGVPVFGEVVRFSSRDFDRFEALLDSFLARQPKHVLQGIDAACFAVAGPVDSQNQTARVTNLPWTLESQSLARQLGDTVAVRLVNDFYAVGLGVSALNPTDLVSLQSGVRRPDAPALVVGAGTGLGVAQVLRLDSGLEVLPSEGGHLAFSPRSEEETALQAQLRDRFGRVSWERLVSGTGLVNIYRYFWQRNTPGNPDCPPLLSGAEDPGAAIAAAARAGRDPNASQAVALFVRLYGTVAGELALVTLPFGGVYLAGGIAPKLVDELRQGPFLAAFHDKGRMQPLTAAMPVDIVMDTEVGLKGAALAALR; from the coding sequence GTGAAGGTTCTGGCCGGCGACATCGGCGGTACCAAAACGCTGCTTCAAGTGGTGGAGTACCGCGCCGGCGTGCCCGTCTTCGGCGAGGTGGTGCGTTTTTCCAGTAGGGATTTTGACCGCTTTGAGGCGCTGCTGGACAGCTTTTTGGCACGGCAGCCAAAGCATGTCCTCCAAGGAATTGACGCCGCCTGTTTCGCCGTGGCCGGTCCCGTTGACAGTCAAAACCAGACAGCGCGGGTGACGAATCTGCCCTGGACGCTGGAGTCACAGTCGCTGGCCCGGCAGCTGGGTGACACCGTGGCGGTGCGGCTGGTCAATGACTTTTATGCGGTGGGTTTGGGTGTCAGCGCGCTGAATCCCACGGATTTGGTGTCCTTGCAATCCGGCGTCCGGCGGCCCGATGCACCCGCTTTGGTGGTGGGGGCGGGCACGGGGCTGGGAGTTGCACAAGTGCTCCGCCTGGACAGCGGCCTCGAAGTACTGCCGTCCGAGGGGGGGCATCTGGCGTTTTCGCCGCGCAGCGAGGAGGAAACTGCGCTGCAGGCTCAGCTGCGTGATCGTTTCGGCAGGGTGTCGTGGGAGCGCCTGGTATCGGGCACCGGGCTGGTCAACATTTATCGCTACTTCTGGCAGCGCAACACCCCTGGTAATCCGGATTGTCCGCCACTGCTCAGCGGGGCGGAAGATCCGGGCGCCGCTATTGCGGCAGCGGCCCGTGCCGGCCGCGACCCCAACGCATCGCAGGCGGTGGCTCTGTTTGTACGCTTGTACGGCACAGTCGCGGGGGAGCTGGCGCTGGTGACGTTGCCCTTCGGCGGTGTCTACCTTGCCGGGGGCATTGCGCCCAAATTGGTGGATGAATTGCGGCAGGGGCCGTTTTTGGCGGCTTTTCACGACAAAGGACGCATGCAGCCACTCACAGCAGCCATGCCCGTGGATATCGTTATGGACACGGAAGTGGGCTTGAAAGGCGCCGCATTGGCCGCCCTGCGCTGA